The Deinococcota bacterium genome has a window encoding:
- a CDS encoding sugar ABC transporter permease: MVQPTVTVRPARSRFWQQVFKHKWGYVFVAPWVLLFVVFGFYPLALSFYLTFFDYSFTNPERLTFVGIGNWLRGLSDRLFWLALFNIIYNQVVFVVLKNSLGLATALLLKEARFLGRFFRTIYFMPVVTSVVVLMTIGGYLTSPNGPLQSLLIDSGLFAGPIYWQFTTWLPMPVIALINTWKWFGISTVILLAGLYSIDKQLYEAADIDGASPWQKFRFITWPQLHPQIFFLLIIDLINGLQMFTEVFMLFDLYGGQRNQALTPVLYLYAQAFDRSNIGYASVLGLLLAGIIAVGTWLQFKFFRRDVS, from the coding sequence GTGGTACAGCCCACCGTCACCGTCCGGCCCGCGCGCTCGCGGTTTTGGCAGCAGGTCTTTAAGCACAAGTGGGGCTACGTTTTCGTCGCTCCTTGGGTACTCCTCTTTGTCGTCTTCGGGTTTTATCCCTTGGCGCTGTCGTTCTACCTCACCTTTTTCGACTACTCGTTCACCAACCCCGAGCGCCTCACCTTCGTGGGCATCGGCAACTGGCTGCGCGGCCTCTCGGATCGCCTCTTCTGGCTGGCGCTCTTCAACATCATTTACAATCAGGTCGTCTTCGTCGTCCTCAAGAACAGCCTGGGGCTCGCCACCGCTCTGCTGTTAAAGGAAGCCCGCTTCTTGGGCCGCTTCTTCCGTACGATCTACTTCATGCCGGTCGTCACCTCGGTGGTCGTCCTCATGACCATCGGCGGCTACCTGACCAGCCCCAACGGCCCGCTGCAGAGCCTTCTCATCGATAGCGGCCTTTTCGCCGGCCCCATCTACTGGCAGTTCACCACCTGGCTGCCGATGCCGGTCATCGCACTTATCAATACCTGGAAGTGGTTCGGCATCTCGACCGTCATTCTCTTGGCGGGCCTCTATTCGATCGACAAGCAGCTCTACGAAGCCGCCGACATCGATGGGGCGAGCCCCTGGCAGAAGTTTCGCTTCATCACCTGGCCGCAGCTCCACCCGCAGATTTTCTTTCTCCTCATTATCGACCTTATCAACGGCCTGCAGATGTTCACCGAGGTATTCATGCTTTTTGACCTCTACGGCGGCCAACGCAACCAAGCGCTTACCCCCGTTCTCTACCTCTACGCTCAGGCCTTTGACCGCTCCAACATTGGCTACGCCTCGGTGTTGGGCCTGCTTCTAGCTGGCATCATCGCCGTCGGCACCTGGCTGCAGTTCAAGTTCTTCCGGCGAGACGTCTCGTGA